A window from Mesorhizobium sp. WSM2240 encodes these proteins:
- a CDS encoding LysR family transcriptional regulator, producing MDTLTRMRAFIDVVEAEGFSAAGRKIGRSKALLSKYVRELEDELGALLLNRTTRQFSLTEAGHTYYKRASEIVREIDNLADVVRESSGDVRGRIKLSAPRTFADAPIGQSLIDFAKEHPDITLDINLDDRFVDLVEEGFDLAVRITRLESSSLIARRLAPFSVCLCASPELIEKRGKPSRPQDLANLPCIIDTNGRWLSNWPFLGDGGEVMSVSVSGPIEVNSPMAARAAAIAGLGFVILPDFIAAPDIADGKLVAMLGDRILPGGGIFAVYPHRRYLPAKVRVFVDFLVQWFKTRDRD from the coding sequence ATGGACACGCTGACCCGCATGCGCGCTTTCATCGACGTCGTCGAGGCCGAAGGCTTCTCGGCCGCCGGCCGCAAAATCGGCCGTTCCAAGGCGCTCCTGTCCAAGTATGTCCGCGAACTGGAAGACGAACTCGGCGCGTTGCTGCTCAACCGTACGACCAGGCAGTTTTCGCTGACCGAGGCCGGCCACACCTATTACAAGCGGGCCTCCGAGATCGTCCGCGAGATCGACAATCTGGCCGACGTGGTACGCGAATCGTCTGGCGACGTGCGCGGCCGGATAAAGCTGTCGGCGCCGCGCACCTTTGCCGACGCGCCGATCGGGCAGTCGCTGATCGACTTCGCCAAAGAGCATCCGGACATCACTCTGGACATCAACCTCGACGACCGGTTTGTCGACCTTGTCGAGGAAGGATTCGACCTTGCGGTCCGCATCACGCGGCTGGAAAGTTCGTCGCTGATCGCGCGCCGGCTCGCGCCCTTTTCGGTGTGTCTCTGCGCCTCGCCCGAACTGATCGAGAAGCGTGGCAAGCCTAGCCGGCCGCAAGATCTGGCCAACCTGCCCTGCATCATCGACACCAATGGCCGCTGGCTGTCCAACTGGCCGTTCCTGGGCGATGGCGGCGAGGTGATGAGCGTCTCGGTTTCCGGGCCCATCGAAGTCAACAGCCCGATGGCGGCGCGCGCGGCCGCGATCGCAGGCCTCGGCTTCGTGATCCTGCCCGATTTCATCGCCGCGCCCGACATCGCCGACGGCAAGCTGGTCGCCATGCTTGGCGACCGCATCCTGCCGGGCGGTGGCATTTTCGCCGTCTATCCGCATCGCCGCTATCTCCCGGCAAAGGTCCGCGTCTTTGTCGATTTCCTGGTGCAGTGGTTCAAGACCCGGGATCGCGACTGA
- a CDS encoding nickel/cobalt transporter, giving the protein MNKTATRIVFAILALIYVLTHFLGHAHAQSSLGIGANEAVAPSTGLFAGWMNWINVQQQGFYRSLTGALKGMREDGGQIWLLVGLSFAYGIFHAAGPGHGKAVISSYMLANEVALRRGIMLSFVSAFLQALTAIMVMILVFLVLRGTAVSMTDATWFLEVASYALITLFGAWLLWRKAGPRIFGLFGGNPVRSLSAAHAHAHSGKEHVHDHTCSHDHDHAHHGHAHHDHHDHAHHNHAAHSHAAGEVCATCGHSHAPDPAMISGDRFNWKTAWSAVAAVGLRPCSGALIVLSFAFLNGLWAGGVLSVFAMALGTAITVSVLATIAVTAKNWAVAIAGDGRAGNRVHATIEIAGAAMVFLLGLALLGASLSA; this is encoded by the coding sequence GTGAACAAGACCGCGACGCGCATCGTTTTCGCAATTCTCGCTCTGATCTATGTCCTCACCCATTTCCTCGGCCATGCCCACGCGCAAAGCTCGCTCGGCATCGGCGCCAACGAGGCGGTGGCGCCGTCGACCGGCCTGTTCGCCGGCTGGATGAACTGGATCAACGTCCAGCAGCAGGGTTTTTACCGCTCGCTGACGGGCGCGCTGAAGGGAATGCGTGAGGATGGCGGCCAAATCTGGCTACTTGTCGGCTTGTCTTTCGCCTACGGCATTTTCCACGCCGCCGGCCCCGGCCACGGCAAGGCGGTGATCTCGTCCTACATGCTGGCCAATGAAGTGGCTCTCCGGCGCGGCATCATGCTGTCCTTCGTGTCCGCCTTCCTGCAGGCGCTGACCGCCATCATGGTGATGATACTTGTCTTTCTGGTCCTGCGCGGCACGGCCGTGTCGATGACGGACGCGACGTGGTTCCTGGAAGTCGCCAGCTATGCGCTGATCACCCTCTTCGGCGCATGGCTCCTGTGGCGCAAGGCGGGGCCGCGGATCTTCGGCCTGTTCGGCGGCAATCCGGTGCGCAGCCTTTCCGCAGCCCATGCGCACGCGCATTCAGGCAAGGAACACGTCCACGACCATACCTGCTCGCATGATCACGATCATGCACATCACGGTCACGCGCACCATGATCATCACGACCACGCCCATCACAACCATGCCGCTCATTCGCATGCGGCGGGTGAGGTCTGCGCAACGTGCGGCCACTCGCACGCGCCCGACCCGGCAATGATCTCGGGCGACCGTTTCAACTGGAAAACTGCCTGGTCGGCTGTCGCCGCCGTCGGCCTGCGGCCCTGCTCCGGCGCACTGATCGTGCTCTCCTTCGCTTTCCTGAACGGGCTTTGGGCCGGTGGAGTACTGTCTGTGTTCGCCATGGCGCTCGGAACCGCGATCACCGTATCGGTCCTCGCCACCATCGCCGTGACCGCCAAGAACTGGGCGGTCGCAATCGCCGGCGACGGCCGCGCGGGAAACCGCGTCCACGCCACGATCGAGATCGCCGGCGCGGCCATGGTGTTCCTGCTAGGCCTTGCCTTGCTCGGCGCCAGCCTGAGCGCGTAG
- a CDS encoding DUF1007 family protein, translating into MHLTKRAAILASALALVLGSSAPARVHPHVFAEARLDVMLNPDKTVKSLRHLWRFDDLFSSTVLMEFDKNADLKLDDAELQDVSNTVYASLAEYDYFQLVTADGKDVTMKPPPVLIANYEADQLIILFESEPKEQLKLEGKVDFGIYDPTFYTAIDFVEDENMAVSDLPPTCTRSVIRPDPDEAIAQNQSNLTDAFFNDPSGTDLSKIFATRLELDCQG; encoded by the coding sequence ATGCATCTGACAAAGCGAGCAGCGATTCTGGCTTCGGCGCTTGCCTTGGTTCTCGGCTCTTCAGCGCCCGCCCGCGTCCATCCGCATGTCTTCGCCGAAGCGCGGCTGGATGTGATGTTGAACCCCGACAAGACCGTCAAGTCGCTTCGCCATCTCTGGCGCTTCGACGATCTGTTCTCCTCGACCGTGCTGATGGAGTTCGACAAGAACGCCGATCTGAAGCTCGACGATGCCGAGCTGCAGGACGTGTCCAATACGGTTTACGCCTCGCTGGCCGAATACGATTACTTCCAGCTCGTCACCGCCGACGGCAAGGACGTCACGATGAAGCCGCCGCCCGTGCTGATTGCAAATTACGAGGCCGACCAGTTGATCATCCTGTTCGAATCCGAGCCGAAAGAACAGCTGAAGCTCGAGGGCAAGGTCGATTTCGGCATTTACGACCCGACCTTCTACACGGCGATTGACTTTGTCGAGGACGAGAACATGGCGGTGAGCGATCTGCCCCCGACCTGCACGCGCAGCGTCATCCGCCCCGACCCGGACGAGGCGATCGCCCAAAACCAGAGCAATCTCACAGACGCCTTCTTCAATGACCCTTCCGGCACCGATCTCAGCAAGATCTTCGCCACGAGGCTCGAACTCGACTGCCAAGGATGA
- a CDS encoding amidase, translated as MTAAPDPFNAFLDLPQVPVPHAKSGSLAGLRLAVKDIFDVAGYRTGCGNPQRHEEAAPAEKTASAVQVILDAGAEFVGKTQTDELAFSLMGQNAHFSHPVNPAAPDRVTGGSSSGSAAAVAGGLTDIATGSDTGGSIRAPASFCGLIGLRTTHGRIPLDGTMPLAPSLDTFGWFARDIGIYERVAEVVLGSTPSSFAGREGRQALERPLRLSALDSLVLGPAEADEYGRMEGIVAAVIGEPATVPAPSHSVDDLYWCFRKLQAYEAWAAHGDWISALDRRLGPGVRDRFEFGATLGSEVAAAETQRRTAFRAELGRLLGDDGLLVMPTVPGAAPLKNSSQEEFQAYRERALKLLCLSGLSGFPQITLPIGEVHGAPFGISLLGPAGSDLALIRLGREILEAAGKA; from the coding sequence ATGACTGCCGCGCCTGATCCCTTCAACGCTTTCCTCGATCTGCCGCAAGTGCCTGTTCCGCATGCGAAATCCGGCTCCTTGGCGGGATTGCGGCTGGCGGTGAAAGACATTTTCGACGTCGCCGGTTACCGGACCGGCTGCGGCAACCCGCAGCGGCACGAGGAGGCCGCTCCTGCGGAAAAAACCGCGTCCGCCGTGCAGGTGATTCTCGACGCCGGCGCCGAATTCGTCGGCAAGACGCAGACCGACGAGCTCGCCTTCTCGCTGATGGGCCAGAACGCGCATTTTTCGCATCCGGTGAACCCGGCGGCGCCCGATCGTGTCACCGGCGGTTCGTCCTCGGGCTCGGCGGCGGCGGTCGCCGGCGGCCTCACCGACATCGCCACCGGCTCCGATACGGGCGGCTCGATCCGCGCACCGGCGAGCTTTTGCGGGCTGATCGGCCTGCGCACCACGCACGGCCGCATACCGCTCGACGGCACGATGCCGCTCGCTCCGAGCCTCGATACGTTCGGCTGGTTCGCGCGGGACATCGGGATTTACGAGAGGGTGGCGGAGGTGGTGCTGGGCTCGACTCCCTCCTCCTTTGCGGGGAGGGAGGGGCGTCAAGCCTTGGAACGCCCGCTCCGCCTCTCCGCTCTCGACTCCCTCGTCCTCGGCCCGGCCGAAGCCGACGAATACGGCCGCATGGAGGGGATCGTAGCAGCCGTCATCGGCGAGCCGGCGACCGTCCCTGCCCCCTCCCATTCCGTCGACGATCTCTACTGGTGCTTCCGCAAGCTCCAGGCCTATGAGGCCTGGGCGGCGCATGGCGACTGGATTTCGGCGTTGGATCGCAGGCTCGGTCCGGGCGTCAGGGACCGCTTCGAGTTCGGTGCGACGCTGGGCAGCGAAGTCGCCGCCGCCGAGACGCAGCGCCGAACTGCGTTTCGCGCCGAACTGGGTCGCCTGCTCGGGGATGACGGTCTTCTGGTCATGCCGACCGTTCCCGGCGCAGCCCCGCTCAAGAACTCCTCGCAGGAGGAGTTTCAGGCTTACCGCGAACGCGCGCTAAAACTGCTCTGCCTTTCCGGCCTTTCCGGCTTCCCGCAGATCACGCTGCCGATCGGCGAGGTTCACGGCGCACCTTTCGGAATTTCGCTGCTCGGGCCTGCCGGCAGCGATCTTGCCCTGATTAGGCTCGGCCGCGAAATCCTCGAAGCTGCAGGAAAGGCCTGA
- the denD gene encoding D-erythronate dehydrogenase, translated as MRILITGAAGMVGRKLVTRLMQDRQIAGRTIAALDLHDIVAPETPQSDGIFVRAFTGDLAEAGASEALIADRPDMIFHLAGVVSGEAETNFDLGYRVNLDGSRALFDAIRLAGYKPRVVFTSSIAVFGAPFPDVIPDEFHPTPMTSYGTQKLMAEALLADYTRRGFFDGVGIRLPTICVRPGKPNKAASGFFSSIIREPLSGQEAVLPVPRSVVHTHASPRSAVEFLIRAAGIDGALIGPRRNLTMPGVGVTVGEQIEALERVAGSEVTKLIREVPDEATWAIVQNWPTRFEARRARELGFTAEQSFDDIIRAHIEDELGG; from the coding sequence ATGCGCATATTGATTACCGGTGCGGCCGGCATGGTCGGACGCAAGCTCGTAACGCGGCTTATGCAGGATCGGCAGATCGCCGGGCGGACGATCGCCGCACTCGACCTTCACGACATCGTCGCGCCGGAGACGCCGCAGTCGGACGGGATTTTCGTCCGCGCCTTCACCGGCGACCTTGCTGAGGCTGGCGCTTCCGAAGCGCTGATCGCCGACCGTCCGGACATGATCTTCCATCTGGCGGGCGTCGTTTCGGGCGAGGCGGAAACGAATTTCGATCTCGGCTACCGCGTCAATCTCGACGGTTCGCGCGCTTTGTTCGACGCCATCCGGTTGGCCGGCTACAAGCCGCGCGTGGTCTTTACCTCGTCGATCGCGGTTTTCGGCGCGCCATTCCCGGACGTCATCCCCGATGAGTTCCACCCGACGCCGATGACCTCCTACGGTACGCAGAAGCTGATGGCCGAGGCGCTGCTTGCCGACTATACGCGGCGCGGCTTCTTCGACGGCGTCGGCATCCGGCTGCCGACGATCTGCGTGCGCCCGGGCAAGCCCAACAAAGCGGCTTCCGGCTTCTTCTCCAGTATCATCCGCGAGCCATTGAGCGGGCAGGAGGCAGTGCTGCCGGTGCCGCGTTCGGTTGTGCACACACATGCCAGCCCGCGTTCGGCCGTGGAGTTCCTGATCCGCGCGGCCGGCATCGACGGTGCGCTGATTGGTCCGCGTCGCAATTTGACCATGCCGGGCGTGGGCGTGACCGTCGGCGAGCAGATCGAGGCACTGGAACGCGTGGCAGGGAGTGAGGTGACGAAGCTCATCCGCGAAGTGCCGGACGAGGCGACCTGGGCCATCGTCCAGAACTGGCCGACGCGCTTCGAGGCGCGGCGGGCGCGCGAACTCGGATTCACGGCGGAGCAGAGTTTCGACGACATCATCCGCGCGCATATCGAGGACGAACTGGGCGGCTGA
- a CDS encoding cation diffusion facilitator family transporter, with translation MSGNHDHGHSHAGAHADGSDKSRVLIAAILTAGFMVAEAIGGVLTGSLALLADAGHMLADSVSLLLAWYAFHLATRAATARMTYGFDRVKTLVAYTNGLAIFAIALWIVYEAWHRLNEPSPVLGGPMLVVALVGLAVNIAAFFVLHGGDRESLNMRGAILHVMGDLLGSVAALVAATVILMTGWYTIDPILSVMVALILFRSAWSLVREVGHLLLEGVPASLDRDDIARDIAAHVPGVREIHHMHVWSLDGSKNIATLHACLDEGADAHAAVSAIKQRLAGSHGISHATVEPEYGHCADAHRPHDADHIHDHRHGRTAAR, from the coding sequence CAAGTCGCGTGTGCTGATCGCGGCCATTCTTACGGCCGGCTTCATGGTCGCCGAGGCGATCGGCGGCGTGCTCACCGGTTCGCTGGCGCTGCTTGCCGATGCCGGCCACATGCTCGCCGATTCGGTGTCGCTGCTGCTGGCCTGGTATGCCTTCCACCTCGCCACCCGCGCCGCAACGGCGCGCATGACCTATGGCTTCGACCGGGTGAAGACGCTGGTTGCTTATACCAACGGGCTGGCCATTTTCGCGATCGCGCTCTGGATCGTCTACGAGGCCTGGCACCGGCTCAACGAGCCTTCGCCGGTGCTCGGCGGTCCGATGCTCGTCGTCGCACTGGTCGGGCTGGCGGTCAACATAGCGGCTTTCTTCGTGCTGCATGGCGGCGACCGCGAAAGCCTCAACATGCGCGGCGCCATACTGCATGTCATGGGCGACCTGCTCGGCTCGGTGGCGGCACTTGTTGCAGCCACCGTCATTCTCATGACGGGCTGGTACACGATCGATCCGATTCTTTCGGTGATGGTCGCGCTGATCCTGTTCCGGAGCGCATGGTCGCTGGTGCGCGAGGTCGGACATCTGCTTCTCGAAGGCGTTCCCGCGAGCCTCGACCGCGACGACATCGCCAGGGATATCGCGGCGCACGTCCCGGGCGTCCGCGAAATCCATCACATGCATGTCTGGTCGCTCGACGGCTCGAAGAACATCGCGACGCTGCACGCCTGCCTCGATGAGGGGGCGGACGCCCACGCGGCGGTCAGCGCCATCAAACAGCGCCTCGCCGGCAGTCACGGCATCAGCCACGCGACAGTCGAGCCGGAATACGGCCACTGCGCCGACGCGCATCGTCCCCACGACGCCGACCATATTCACGACCATCGTCACGGCCGGACGGCAGCGCGATGA